Genomic segment of Buchnera aphidicola (Melanaphis sacchari):
ACGTATTGGAGAAGTAGCTAAATTAATGATAAATATAGGAATGATAGTCTTAATATCGGTAATTTCTCCGTATAAAAAACAACGATTTTCTATTTTAGAAATGTTAGGAAAAAAAAATTTTTTAGAAATATTTGTTAATACTCCTATTGAAGTTTGTAAACAACGAGACCCTAAAAAATTATATAAAAAATCTCTTTTAGGTAAAATATCAAATTTCACTGGTATTAATTCTATATATGAGGTTCCAGAAAATCCAGATCTTGTTTTAGATGGAACGATGCCATTAAAAAATAATGCAAAAAAAATAATTAAAATTTTATATAGAAATAATATTATATCTTTTTTGAATATAAATTAAATGTCTTTATTTTAAATAAAAACTATTTAGAGTGATGTATGAAAATATTAAAAATATTTCTATTTTTTTTATTGTTTTTATTGCAGTATTCTCTTTGGATTGGAAAAAATGGTATTTTAGAATATATCAGTATTTATAAAAAAATTATTATTCAAAAA
This window contains:
- the cysC gene encoding adenylyl-sulfate kinase — translated: MNNILKKNIVWHNSSITRSMREKRNGHKAIVIWFTGLSGSGKSSISNYLEEILFKNNIHTCLLDGDNIRFGLSSNLGFDILERDENIRRIGEVAKLMINIGMIVLISVISPYKKQRFSILEMLGKKNFLEIFVNTPIEVCKQRDPKKLYKKSLLGKISNFTGINSIYEVPENPDLVLDGTMPLKNNAKKIIKILYRNNIISFLNIN
- a CDS encoding septum formation initiator family protein; translated protein: MKILKIFLFFLLFLLQYSLWIGKNGILEYISIYKKIIIQKKKNKEIEEKNNQLILEIQRLNDKIKNCKDKSCIH